GGGCCTGCGTCAAGCATCGCAAGCCCCTGGTGTCGGGCGCGGCAATCCGCTTTGACGGTCAGGTGTCGGTGTTCGATCTGCGCAATGCCGAGAGTGCCTGCTATCACTGCCTGTTCCCGGAAGGCGAATCGCTCGAAGAGGTCCGCTGTGCGGTGATGGGGGTATTTGCGCCGCTGGTGGGCATTATCGGCTCCACCCAGGCGGCCGAGGCGCTCAAGCTGATCGCTGGCTGCGGAACCTCGCTCGATGGTCGTCTGCTGCTGCTGGACGGCCTCGGAATGGAGTGGCGCAGCGTGTCGCTCGGGCGTGATCCCGGTTGCGCGGTGTGCGGGGCGCGCTAGGCGCGATCAGCGACGGGGACGTGCGATCAGGCGCAGATCGTCGCCAATCTGGCGCAGATCGCGGATATCGAGGCTTACCGCCTCATCCAGGCGGGTCAGCTCAGCCAGATTGAACAGGCCCTGGGCCGCGTCGCCAACCAGAATCGGCGCCAGATAGAGCAGGAGCTCATCGACGCAGCCTTCGCGCAGCAGCGAGCCATTGAGTTTCAGGCCGGCTTCCGCGTGGATTTCGTTCAGGCCGAGCCGGCCAAGCTCGTTCATCAATGCAGGCAGGTCGACCTTGCCGCCCGCGTTCGGTAGGACCAGCAGGCGGTGCCCGGCGCCTGCCAGGGATGCGTGCCTGTCACGGTCTTCGCTGGCAGTGGCAATCACGATCGGGTCGCCCTGCAGGATGCGTGCCGTGGGCGAGACGTCGAGCCGGGCGTCGATCAGCACCCGCAAGGGCTGGCGTTCGCAGGGCACGGCTCGCACGGTCAGCTGGGGATCATCTGCCTTGACCGTGCCGATTCCGGTCAGGATCGCGCATGCGCGAGCGCGCCAGCGATGACCGTCGGCACGGGCCGCCGCGCCGGTGATCCACTGGCTGACGCCGTTGTTGAGCGCGGTCTTGCCGTCGAGGCTGCTGGCTGCCTTGAGGCGCAGCCAGGGGCGGCCGCGGGTCATGCGCGAGACGAAGCCGATGTTGAGTTCCCGGGCTTCGTTCTCGAGCAGTCCGTGCGCGGTCTGTATGCCGCTGGCCCGCAGTCGTTCCATGCCGCGCCCGCCAACCAGCGGATTCGGGTCTTCCATTGCCGCCACAACGCGGGACACCCCGGCCGCGATCAGCGCGTCCGCGCACGGAGGGGTGCGACCGAAGTGGGAGCAGGGTTCAAGGGTCACGTAGGCAGTCGCACCGCGGGCGGCATCGCCAGCCTGCTGCAGGGCGTTGATTTCGGCATGAGGCTCGCCGGCACGCCGGTGCCAGCCTTCGCCCACGGTCATGCCGTCACGCACGATCACGCAGCCTACCCGAGGATTGGGGGTCGTGCTTTCAAGGCCATTGGTGGCCAGGGCGAGGGCCCGGGCCATTGCCTCGTGGTCAGCTGCCGAAAAGGTCATTCTCGGGATCCGCAGGTGTTGCGCTGCCCCGCGCGCGCTTGGAACGCGGCTGCACTTCGCGAATCACTTCGGAAAATTCATCCACGTCGGCAAAGTTGCGATACACCGATGCGAAGCGGATATAGGCGACCTTGTCGAGCTTCTTGAGCTCCTTCATCACCAGTTCGCCGATCTTTTCGCTCGCTACTTCGTTCTCGCCCATCGACAGCAGGCGTGCCTCGATTCGGTCGACTGCGGCCTCGAGCGCTTCGGTGGTGACCGGGCGCTTGCGCAGCGAGAGCTTCATGCTGCCGGATAGTTTCGCATGGTCGAAATCGGTGCGACTGCCGTTGCGTTTGACGATGTGCGGCATCTTGAGGTCGATGCGCTCATAGGTCGTAAAGCGCTTGTCGCAGTGCATGCAGCGTCTACGGCGGCGCACGACGTCGCCGTCGTCGTTCTCGCGCGTGTCGGTGACCTGGGTATTGGGGTCACCGCAGAAGGGGCATTTCATCGCGTGGGCGCAGGCAGTCCGCTCGGGCGACCCGCGCTGAAACCAGCAGCGGGCCGCTCGTGCGTCAAGTGCTTACTGGCCGTAGACCGGGAACTTCGCACACAGCGCCGACACCTTGCTGCGCACGCCATCAATCACCGCGGCGTCTTCAGGCGCTGCGAGTACGTCTGCGATCAGGTGGGCGATCTGCTCGGCTTCGATCTCGGTGAAGCCACGGGTGGTCATCGCCGGCGAGCCGATACGGATGCCGGAGGTCACGAAGGGCTTCTCCGGGTCATTCGGGATCGAGTTCTTGTTGACCGTGATGTGCGCACTGCCGAGTACGGCTTCGGCGGCCTTTCCGGTGATCTTCATCGAGCGCAGGTCAACCAGGAAGACATGGCTCTCGGTGCGGCCGGAGACAATGCGCAGTCCGCGCTCTTCGCCGAGCACGCGCGCCATCACGCGGGCGTTGGCAATTACCTGTTCCTGGTAATTCCGGAACTTGGGCGATGCGGCTTCCTTGAAGGCAACTGCCTTGCCAGCGATGACGTGCATCAGCGGGCCGCCTTGCAGACCGGGGAAGATGGCGGAGTTGATCGCCTTTTCGTGCTCGGCCTTCATCAGGATGATGCCGCCGCGCGGGCCGCGCAGCGTCTTGTGCGTGGTCGAGGTGACGACGTCGGCGTGGGGCACCGGGTTCGGGTAGTAGCCAGCGGCGATCAGGCCGGCGTAGTGCGCCATGTCGACCCAGAAGATCGCGCCGATTTCCTTTGCAACCTTGGCGAAGCGCTCGAAATCGATGCGCAGCGAGTAGGCGGAGGCGCCGGCGATGAGGATGCGCGGCTTGTGCTCGCGTGCCAGCGCTTCCATCTTGTCGTAGTCGATTTCTTCCTTCTCGTTCAGGCCGTAGGCCACGACGTTGAACCACTTGCCCGACATGTTCAGCGGCATGCCGTGGGTGAGGTGGCCGCCTTCGGACAGGCTCATGCCCATGATGGTGTCGCCCGGCTTGGCAAAGGCCAGCAGCACGGCCTGGTTTGCCTGCGAGCCCGAGTTGGGCTGCACGTTGGCGGCATCGGCACCAAAGAGTTTCTTTACACGTTCGATGGCGAGTTGCTCTGCCACGTCGACGTGCTCGCAACCGCCGTAGTAACGCTTGCCCGGATAACCTTCAGCATACTTGTTGGTCAGCTGGGAGCCCTGGGCTTCCATGACCGGGTATGAGACGTAGTTCTCGGAGGCAATCAATTCGATGTGGTCTTCCTGGCGGCGGTTTTCCGCCTGCACGGCGGCCCACAGCTCGGGATCGACCTTGGCGAGGGTATCTTGGGAAGAAAACATGGAACGGACTCGGCAGGGTTGTGATAAAGGCGGATATTAACACGCGAGGCGAGGGCGTATGTCGAGCCGCGTGCGCCGCAACATGTTTGTTTCGCACAGACTCAGGCGTTGGAGAGCTCGTCGAGTGCGCTGCCAAGGTGGGACTGGTCTCCCCAGCTGACCAGTTGCCAGCGGCCGTCGTGGTGGGTGATCCAGTTCAGCGCGGCATTCGGGATGGTGAAATCGCGCGGCGAGTCGAGCGACTTTCCCGTGCTCAGGCGGTGAATGATGTCGAGCACGCCGCCATGCGTCACGATCAGAATCTGTTCGCCGGGGTGGCGCTCGACGATTTCGAGCAGGGCTGCGGCAATGCGCGCAGCGAAGGCGGTAAGGCTTTCGCCTCCATCCTCGAAGGCAAAGCCGGCGTCGCGGCTCAGGAAACGGGCGTAGTCAGCAGGGAAACGGGTTTGGGCTTGCTCGTAAGTCAGGCCCTGGAAATGCCCGTAGTGGCGTTCGCGCAGTCCCGGGTGGGTGTTGATACGGTCTTCGGGGCCGGGCCAGATGCATGCCGCAGTGCGTCGGGCGCGCTGCAAGTCGCTGCTGTAGGCGGCCGCGAAGCGCTGGTCCGAAAGGGCACGGCCCGTGGCCTGAGCCTGGGCGATGCCGTTTTCGTTCAGTTCAATGTCGAGATGCCCCTGGAGACGCCTTTCGGCGTTCCAGGTGGTTTCTCCGTGACGAACAATGCAGAGTCGGGTGAGTGGGTTTTCCATCCGCCCGATCTTACCATCCGCCAGATTCCGCCGGCGCCCCCCAGCCGCCGCCTGAGGTCGGTGCTTCGATCTCGATGGTGTCCAGATCCACCTTCACTTCGGCATCCAGGCTTCCGGTAACAAGTTCCGGGAAGATGATGATCAAGGCCAGAACGAAGATCTGGATCAGAACAAACGGTACCGAACCACGATAGATCTGGGTGGTCTTGACCGGTTCGATTCGCTTGCCCGTCACCCGGTCGAGGAAGGCGCTGACCGGCGCGACGCTGCGCAGATAGAACAGTGCGAAACCGAATGGTGGCGTCAGGAACGACGTCTGCATGTTAATCGCGATCATCACACCAAACCAGATCAGGTCGATGCCGAGCTTGTCTGCAACCGGTGCGAGAAGCGGGAGGAGGATAAAGGCGATCTCGAAGAAGTCGAGGAAGAAGCCCAGGCCGAAGATGACCATGTTCACGAAGATCAGGAAGCCGATCTGGCCGCCCGGCAGCTTGTCAAACAGGTGCTCCACCCAGTGCTGGCCATCGACTGCCGTAAACGTGAAGCTGAAAATCGTCGAACCAATCAGGATGAAGAGCACGAAGCACGACAGACGGGTCGTGGACTCGAGTGCCTGCGTGAGCGTCTTCAGGTCCAGTCGCTTGCGCACGGCTGCGAGCAGGATGGCGCCGACCGCGCCCATTGCGCCACCTTCCGTGGGTGTTGCAACACCGAGGAAAATCGTACCAAGCACCAGGAAGATCAGTGCAAGCGGCGGAATCAGGACGAACACCACACGCTGACAGATGCGCGACAGCAGTCCGAGCTTCAGCGCGCGGCTGATGCTTGCAGCGGCCAGCGCGAAAATGGTGCCCGCGGACATTGCCATGACGATGATCTCGTCGAGCGCAGGCTTTGCTTCGGTGCCATTCATGGCGCTCAGGATGTTGGCGTAGTTCATGCCGAACAGCGTCGAAATGGCCGTGGTGACAACGGCAAAGACAAGCAGCGAGCGCAGGCCGGAAGTGCCGTCTGGCTCGCGGTGGGTCAGCGCTTCGGGCGGCAGGGCCGGCACCAGTTTCGGCTTGAAGATTGCAAGGCCGATAATGAAAATCGCGTAAAGCGCAACAAGCAGGAAGGCCGGCAGGAAGGCGCCCTTGTACATGTCGCCGACGCTGCGTCCGAGCTGGTCGGCCATCACGATGAGCACGAGAGAGGGCGGAATCGCCTGGGCCAGGGTGCCGGAGGCGGTGATCGCACCGCAGGCGATTTCACGGCTGTAACCGTAGCGCAGCATGATCGGCAAGGAGATCAGGCCCATTGAGATGACGGAAGCAGCCACCACGCCCGTGGTGGCTGCAAGCAGGGCACCGACGAAGATCACGGCAAGCGCGAGGCCGCCGCGGACCGGGCCGAACACCTGCCCGACGGTGTCGAGCAAGTCCTCGGCCATGCCACTTCGTTCGAGGATCAACCCCATCAGGGTGAAGAAGGGAATTGCCAGCAGCGTGTCGTTCTGCATGATGCCGAACACACGCAGCGGAAGCGCCTGAAACAGTGACGAGGGCAGCAAGCCGGCTTCAATGCCGACAAAGCCGAAGAAAAGGCCGCAGGCTGCAAGCGCAAATGCGACCGGGAAGCCCGACAGCAGGAAGAAAATGACCGCGCCGAACATCACTGGCGCGGCATTGGCGGAAAAGAACTCGATCATTGCGTGGCCTTTGCTGCGTCGGTTTCGTGTTGTTCCGTCGGGGTGTCACCATGTCCGCCATGCAGGGTCGGATCCGGTGCCTTGCCCGCGAGGTAGCCAAACCGCTTGATGAGCTCGGAGACTGCCTGCAGCGCAAGCAGCCCGAAACCGATCGGTACCATGATGTACACCGGCCAGCGGATCAGGCCGCCGGAGTTCGAGGACACCTCACCCGAGGTGTAGGCGGCCTCAACGATGGGCCAGGAAAAATCGATCATGAAGTAGCACAGCGGCAGCAGAAAAATCAGGATGCCGCCAATGTCGATGAATGTGCGGGTGCGCTTGGAGAAGTTGTTGGCAACCGCGTCGATGCGCACGTGTGCGTTCTGCAGGAAGGTATATCCGGCGCCGAACATGAAAACGGCCGAGAACAGATACCACTGGATCTCGAGAAACGAGTTCGAGCCAACGTTGAAGGCCTTGCGCGCAATGGCATTCAGGGCGCTGATGACTGCTGCAGCGAGGATCAGCCAGATGATGGATTTCCCGATCAGCCGGGTCAGGCCGTCTATCAGGCCGGAGAGTTTTAGAAGGATACCCATGAGAAAGTCGGCTTTGCCCCGAAGGTGCTGATTGAGCCGGTGTACTCCTGTGCTCTGCTCAGAAGGGCGGCTGGAAAGATTGTGCTGGCGATGTCTTGCCAGCACGTTTGCACGGCCGGCAGGCACCGGCCGTGCGTGAACAGCTGTTACAGTTTCTGTGCCGACATGTACTGGTCGTAGCTACCATCGGCGATCGGCGCCCACTGGTAGGAATCGGCGAGGAATTTCGCGTAGTCGCCGTAAATCTTCTTCCAGTCCGGGTTGGTGTCGTTCAGTTCTTTGTACACCTCGTTGCGGGCCTTGAACGCGGCGTCCATGACCGACTTCGGGAAGCGGTCGAGTTTGGCGCCTTCCGCAATCAGCTGCTTCAGGGCGTTCGGGTTGCGCGCATCGTAGCGGGCCTGCATGACAACGTGAGCATCGGACGCAGCCTGGCGAACAATGGCCTTGTACTCGTTCGACAGTGCGCCCCACTGCTTGTCGTTGATGTACAGGGACAGCTGAGCGCCACCCTCCCACCAGCCCGGGTAGTAGTAGTAGGGAGCAACCTTGTGAAAGCCGAGCTTCAGGTCGTCATACGGGCCGACCCATTCGGTTGCATCGATGGTCCCTTTCTCGAGTGACTGATAAATCTCGCCGCCCGGGATGTTCTGCGACACGCCGCCCATCTTGCCCAGCACGCGACCGCCGAAGCCGCCGATACGCATCTTGAGACCGTTGATGTCGGCGGGCGATTTGATGGGCTTGCGATACCAGCCACCCATCTGCGCGCCGGTGTTGCCCATCGGGAAGTTGACGACGCTGAACTGCGCGTAGAACTCGCGCAACAGCTTCATGCCGTTGCCTTCGTACATCCACGCCGTCTGCTGGCGCGAGTTCATGCCGAACGGAATCGCGCAGTCGAACGCAAACGCTTCGTTCTTGCCGAAGAAATAATACGGAGCAGTGTGGGCTGCATCGATGGCGCCCTGCTGAATTGCGTCGACCACACCGAAGGCCGGGACGAGCTCGCCGGCGGCGTGAACCGAGATCTGGAACTTTCCACCCGTTGCTTCCGCAACGTTCTTGGAGAACGTCTCAGCGGCGCCGTAAATCGTATCGAGCGACTTCGGGAAGCTTGACGCAAGACGCCAGCGGATCTGTTGTTGTGCGTTTACGATCGCCGGTGCGGTGCCAGCCGCAAGTACGCCAGCGAGACCTGCACCCTTCAGGAATTTACGACGTTCCACGTTATCTCCTTTGTATCTTTCTGTTTTAGCAATTGCTGCGCTGATTATATGGATTGGCGCGCGCCGGAAAACCGCGGAAAACCCTAACCGGGGTGCCACTTTAGTTGTATTCATGCGGCTGAAGTCGTTGTTTTAGTGAAAACTTGTCGTGCCGGCAGTGCTTCCTGGCGGGTTTGGTGACGACTTGCGCGGCACGTCAATCAGTCCCCGGCCTCGACGCTGTCCTCTCGATCTCCGGCGTGGCCTTGTCATTCGGGTGGATGAGTGCCGTCAGTGCGTCAACTGCATAGTCGACGGCGTTGCGCATCGGATACAGGATCGTCGTCGCGCCGTGCGTTTTCAGCGCAGCATCGTCGAAGTCATCGCGGGCAACGATCGCCACGCCTCCGGCGAAATGATGCGCCCGCAGGCCGTCCAGCAGATCGTGGTTTGAGGCCATGTCCGGTAAGGTGCTGACAATCCAGCGTGTGTCCCTGACCGGAAGGCTTTCGATGAACTCGCTGGTGGTGCAGTCTCCGTATCGCACCGGCAGACCGCGTCGCCGCAGCTTGCGCACCGCCTCCGGGTCGTATTCGACGCCGAGCACCTTGAGTTCGGCTGCCTGGAGGCAGAGCGCCAGCCGGCTGCCGTAACGCCCGAGGCCGACCACGATCACGTCTGCCATGTCGAGGTCATGCCGCTCTGTCGCGACCGCCAGTTCGCGGAAGGGGCGCTTTCGTTCAAATACACCGAGCCAGGCTGCAAGTTTCTCGTAGAGCGGGTGGGAGTAGAGAATCGCGTAGGTCGACAGGGCAATGGTGATCAGGCCGACAAGCGTGGTCAATCCGAGTGCGCTCTTGTCGAGATGTCCGAGGGAGATGCCCATGGCAACGAAGATGATCGAGAACTCACTGATCTGGGCCACCGTCAGTCCGCACAGGAAGCCCGTACGCTTCCGGTATCCCATATAGCCCATGATGGCCATGACGATCAGAGGGTTGCCGATCAGCACGAACAGGGACAGCGTCAGCGCTGGCCACAGTTCGTTGCCGAGCGTGGAGAAATCAAGCTTCGAGCCGAGGTCGATGAAAAAGAACAGCAGCAGGAAGTCGCGGATCCCGGTCAGCCGTGCGTTGATGGCGTTACGATAATGCGTCGAGGCAAGCGAGAAGCCGGCAAGAAAGGCGCCCGCTTCCTTGGAAAAGCCGGCCCACTCACCAAGTGCCGCGAGCCCCGTGCCCCAGGCAACGGCAAAAATCAGCAGCAACTCCTGCGATTGCGCCATGCGGGCGACGACCCTCGGCAGGACGAAGCGCATCAGCAGATACAGCCCGGCGACGGCAATGCCGATCCGCAGTCCGAGCGACCCGGCAAGGGATAGCAGCGAGCCTTCGCCGGCGTCACCGCGCAGGGCGCTCATCACCATCATTGCGATCACGACGGCGAGATCCTGCACGATCAGGAAGCCGACTGCGATGCGTCCGTGCAGGGAGTCGATCTCGTGCTTGTCGGACAGGAGCTTGACGATGATGATGGTGCTGGAGAAGGTCAGCGCAACAGCGATATACAGCGCTTCGATCCAGCCCTTGCCCATCGCAAGGACGATGAGAAAACCAATCACGATGGTGAAGGCGAGCTGGCCCAGGCCGGTGGCGAGTGCAACCGGGCCAATATGGCGGATATGCTTCAGGTCGAGCTTGAGGCCAACGACGAAGAGCAGCATCGCGACGCCAACCTGCGCCAGCAGGTCAATCTGGTCGTGCGCGGTGACAATGCCCAGCACGGCGGGGCCGACGACGATGCCGATGACAATGTAGGCAATGAGTACCGGCTGGCGCAGCCAGAGCGAAAACGCGCCTGCAGCGGCGGACATCATCAGAAGCAGTGCGAATTCCGAGAAAACGGTATGCATGCGTCAACTCCGTCATTCGCGGGTTTTGAATCCTGGGGGCGAGCGTTCGTGCCTGGCGTCGAGTCTGGTCCCCGGTGCTGAACGCAAAGGACCGAGTGCCGCCGGGTTTGAACAGGCCCGCCATCAAGGGCCGTGAGTATGGCAGCCCGCACCCATCCGGGATGACTGCGACGGTGCAAGATGCCACCTTTGTGCCACGCAGGGGCGCCCCCGTCAATCAGGTTTCGCAGCGATTGCTGGCGACGAACGGGCGGAATGGTCAGTCTGTGTCCAGTCCTTTGCCGCAAGACGGTTGCCGAGCTGTGCGGAAAAGAAAAAGCCCCGACTGATAACAGTCGGGGCTTCAATTTGGTGGAGCCGGGGGGAATCGAACCCCCGTCCGCAAGTCCTCTACAGACAGATCTACATACTTATCCGCCCTATTTGGATTTAACCCCTGACTTAGCCGGTCGGCAGGCCGGTCAGAGGCGAGTTACCTTACCTTTAGCTGTCGAACCAAGTAACCCGGCGCAACTCGCGATTCTCTGTAAATGACACTGCAGCGGCTTGGCTTTCACCTTACCACCCGACCCAGAGACCTGTCGGTGCAGCGCTAACCGGGATTAAGCGGCTAGAGCGAAACGCTCGTCGTTGGCGTTTATAGTTTCCCAGATGGATTTACGAGGTGACTGGTCCTCGGTATGCACTGCGCTGCTTCGCGACCCACGTCGAAGCCAGGTCGGCCCCAATGATCGGTGAAGCCATACCAAGATGGGGCGTCTTGGTGATATTTCAAGTGCTCAGTGTATCACGGGCCTGCTTTGCCCTGCGTGCTCAGGTTTCGCGCCGGGTATGGAGCAGGTAATTGACATCCGTGTTCCGTCCGAGTGCATAGACCTTGGTCAGAGGGTTGTAGTTCATTCCTGTGAGTGTCTGGGGGGTGAGCCCGGCGTTCCGGCTGTAACGGCTCAGCTCCGAAGGTTTGATGAACTTCGCGTACTCGTGCGTGCCACGCGGCAGAAGCTTGAGCAGGTACTCTGCGCCAATGATGGCCAGGGCGTAAGCCTTCAGGTTGCGATTGAGGGTTGAGAAGAAGACATGGCCGCCGGGCTTGACCAGCTTTGCGCAGGCGGCAATCGTGCTTGCCGGATCTGGCACGTGTTCCAGCATCTCCATGCAGGTCACGACGTCGAACCGGGCAGGGCTTTCTTCCGCAAACGCTTCGGCGCTGACCAGTCGGTAATCGACTTTCTGTCCGCTCTCGAAAAGGTGGAGGCGGGCAACGCCAAGCGCCTTTTCAGACAGGTCGATGCCGGTTACCGTGGCACCAAGCGACGCCATGCCTTCGGACAGGATGCCGCCACCACAGCCGATGTCGAGGACGTCCTTGCCTGCAAGGCTGGCAATGTCGTCGATCCAGTTCAGTCGAAGCGGATTGATCTCATGCAAGGGTTTGAATTCGGAGGCGGGGTCCCACCAGCGGTGGGCCAGATCGCTGAATTTCTGCAGTTCTGCTGGGTCTGCGTTAAGCGTGGTCATGGTGAGAGCCTTAAACGTGCACGGCAGTAAGGACCGACGTTGCCGAAAAGCGTTCGCTGTGTCCATAAAAAGAAAAAGCCCCGCCGAAGCAGGGCTTTCTGAACGACAGCAGTCGAATTACTTGGAGCCGATCACTTCGACTTCAACGCGACGATCCGGCTGCAGACACTCGATCAGAGCCTTGCGGTTCTTGACGGTGTTGCACTTGTCGCCGGTCACGGGCTGCTTCTCGCCCTTGCCTTCGGTGTAAACACGGTTGGCTTCAACACCCTTCGAAACCAGGTAGGTCTTGACGGCGGCAGCGCGACGCTCGGACAGCTTCTGGTTGTAGGCGTCGGAACCCAGACGGTCGGTGTGACCGACGGCCAGGATCACTTCAAGCTTGACGGCCTTGGACTTGGAGGCCAGTTCGTCGAGCTTGGCCATGCCGTCGCTCTTCAGGACAGCCTTGTCGAAGTCGAACAGTGCGTCAGCGGACAGCTTGATCTTCTCAGCGGTCGGCTTCGGCATCGGTGCGGCGGGGGTGGGTGCCGGAGCGGCAGCCATCTTCACGCACTTGTCTTTCGGCACGATGTCGCTATCACATGCACAACCGGCGGGGAACTCGCCAGCCATCGCGGTACCTGCCGCGGCCGGGGTCCAGTAGCCGGTGCGCCAGCACAGGTCGTAGCCGCTGCGAGCGACGACGTTGCGACCGTCGATCACATAGGGGGTTTCGCCCTTGCCATCAACAACAACGTCCGCTGCGAAAGCGCTGGTTGCGGACAGGC
This genomic interval from Parazoarcus communis contains the following:
- the ribD gene encoding bifunctional diaminohydroxyphosphoribosylaminopyrimidine deaminase/5-amino-6-(5-phosphoribosylamino)uracil reductase RibD is translated as MTFSAADHEAMARALALATNGLESTTPNPRVGCVIVRDGMTVGEGWHRRAGEPHAEINALQQAGDAARGATAYVTLEPCSHFGRTPPCADALIAAGVSRVVAAMEDPNPLVGGRGMERLRASGIQTAHGLLENEARELNIGFVSRMTRGRPWLRLKAASSLDGKTALNNGVSQWITGAAARADGHRWRARACAILTGIGTVKADDPQLTVRAVPCERQPLRVLIDARLDVSPTARILQGDPIVIATASEDRDRHASLAGAGHRLLVLPNAGGKVDLPALMNELGRLGLNEIHAEAGLKLNGSLLREGCVDELLLYLAPILVGDAAQGLFNLAELTRLDEAVSLDIRDLRQIGDDLRLIARPRR
- the nrdR gene encoding transcriptional regulator NrdR produces the protein MKCPFCGDPNTQVTDTRENDDGDVVRRRRRCMHCDKRFTTYERIDLKMPHIVKRNGSRTDFDHAKLSGSMKLSLRKRPVTTEALEAAVDRIEARLLSMGENEVASEKIGELVMKELKKLDKVAYIRFASVYRNFADVDEFSEVIREVQPRSKRARGSATPADPENDLFGS
- the glyA gene encoding serine hydroxymethyltransferase; this encodes MFSSQDTLAKVDPELWAAVQAENRRQEDHIELIASENYVSYPVMEAQGSQLTNKYAEGYPGKRYYGGCEHVDVAEQLAIERVKKLFGADAANVQPNSGSQANQAVLLAFAKPGDTIMGMSLSEGGHLTHGMPLNMSGKWFNVVAYGLNEKEEIDYDKMEALAREHKPRILIAGASAYSLRIDFERFAKVAKEIGAIFWVDMAHYAGLIAAGYYPNPVPHADVVTSTTHKTLRGPRGGIILMKAEHEKAINSAIFPGLQGGPLMHVIAGKAVAFKEAASPKFRNYQEQVIANARVMARVLGEERGLRIVSGRTESHVFLVDLRSMKITGKAAEAVLGSAHITVNKNSIPNDPEKPFVTSGIRIGSPAMTTRGFTEIEAEQIAHLIADVLAAPEDAAVIDGVRSKVSALCAKFPVYGQ
- a CDS encoding histidine phosphatase family protein, whose product is MENPLTRLCIVRHGETTWNAERRLQGHLDIELNENGIAQAQATGRALSDQRFAAAYSSDLQRARRTAACIWPGPEDRINTHPGLRERHYGHFQGLTYEQAQTRFPADYARFLSRDAGFAFEDGGESLTAFAARIAAALLEIVERHPGEQILIVTHGGVLDIIHRLSTGKSLDSPRDFTIPNAALNWITHHDGRWQLVSWGDQSHLGSALDELSNA
- a CDS encoding TRAP transporter large permease, which translates into the protein MIEFFSANAAPVMFGAVIFFLLSGFPVAFALAACGLFFGFVGIEAGLLPSSLFQALPLRVFGIMQNDTLLAIPFFTLMGLILERSGMAEDLLDTVGQVFGPVRGGLALAVIFVGALLAATTGVVAASVISMGLISLPIMLRYGYSREIACGAITASGTLAQAIPPSLVLIVMADQLGRSVGDMYKGAFLPAFLLVALYAIFIIGLAIFKPKLVPALPPEALTHREPDGTSGLRSLLVFAVVTTAISTLFGMNYANILSAMNGTEAKPALDEIIVMAMSAGTIFALAAASISRALKLGLLSRICQRVVFVLIPPLALIFLVLGTIFLGVATPTEGGAMGAVGAILLAAVRKRLDLKTLTQALESTTRLSCFVLFILIGSTIFSFTFTAVDGQHWVEHLFDKLPGGQIGFLIFVNMVIFGLGFFLDFFEIAFILLPLLAPVADKLGIDLIWFGVMIAINMQTSFLTPPFGFALFYLRSVAPVSAFLDRVTGKRIEPVKTTQIYRGSVPFVLIQIFVLALIIIFPELVTGSLDAEVKVDLDTIEIEAPTSGGGWGAPAESGGW
- a CDS encoding TRAP transporter small permease subunit, with the protein product MGILLKLSGLIDGLTRLIGKSIIWLILAAAVISALNAIARKAFNVGSNSFLEIQWYLFSAVFMFGAGYTFLQNAHVRIDAVANNFSKRTRTFIDIGGILIFLLPLCYFMIDFSWPIVEAAYTSGEVSSNSGGLIRWPVYIMVPIGFGLLALQAVSELIKRFGYLAGKAPDPTLHGGHGDTPTEQHETDAAKATQ
- a CDS encoding TRAP transporter substrate-binding protein, producing MERRKFLKGAGLAGVLAAGTAPAIVNAQQQIRWRLASSFPKSLDTIYGAAETFSKNVAEATGGKFQISVHAAGELVPAFGVVDAIQQGAIDAAHTAPYYFFGKNEAFAFDCAIPFGMNSRQQTAWMYEGNGMKLLREFYAQFSVVNFPMGNTGAQMGGWYRKPIKSPADINGLKMRIGGFGGRVLGKMGGVSQNIPGGEIYQSLEKGTIDATEWVGPYDDLKLGFHKVAPYYYYPGWWEGGAQLSLYINDKQWGALSNEYKAIVRQAASDAHVVMQARYDARNPNALKQLIAEGAKLDRFPKSVMDAAFKARNEVYKELNDTNPDWKKIYGDYAKFLADSYQWAPIADGSYDQYMSAQKL
- a CDS encoding cation:proton antiporter encodes the protein MHTVFSEFALLLMMSAAAGAFSLWLRQPVLIAYIVIGIVVGPAVLGIVTAHDQIDLLAQVGVAMLLFVVGLKLDLKHIRHIGPVALATGLGQLAFTIVIGFLIVLAMGKGWIEALYIAVALTFSSTIIIVKLLSDKHEIDSLHGRIAVGFLIVQDLAVVIAMMVMSALRGDAGEGSLLSLAGSLGLRIGIAVAGLYLLMRFVLPRVVARMAQSQELLLIFAVAWGTGLAALGEWAGFSKEAGAFLAGFSLASTHYRNAINARLTGIRDFLLLFFFIDLGSKLDFSTLGNELWPALTLSLFVLIGNPLIVMAIMGYMGYRKRTGFLCGLTVAQISEFSIIFVAMGISLGHLDKSALGLTTLVGLITIALSTYAILYSHPLYEKLAAWLGVFERKRPFRELAVATERHDLDMADVIVVGLGRYGSRLALCLQAAELKVLGVEYDPEAVRKLRRRGLPVRYGDCTTSEFIESLPVRDTRWIVSTLPDMASNHDLLDGLRAHHFAGGVAIVARDDFDDAALKTHGATTILYPMRNAVDYAVDALTALIHPNDKATPEIERTASRPGTD
- the ubiG gene encoding bifunctional 2-polyprenyl-6-hydroxyphenol methylase/3-demethylubiquinol 3-O-methyltransferase UbiG; the encoded protein is MTTLNADPAELQKFSDLAHRWWDPASEFKPLHEINPLRLNWIDDIASLAGKDVLDIGCGGGILSEGMASLGATVTGIDLSEKALGVARLHLFESGQKVDYRLVSAEAFAEESPARFDVVTCMEMLEHVPDPASTIAACAKLVKPGGHVFFSTLNRNLKAYALAIIGAEYLLKLLPRGTHEYAKFIKPSELSRYSRNAGLTPQTLTGMNYNPLTKVYALGRNTDVNYLLHTRRET
- a CDS encoding OmpA family protein, coding for MIKQTKNQMLMLAAIASIGLSATSAFAADVVVDGKGETPYVIDGRNVVARSGYDLCWRTGYWTPAAAGTAMAGEFPAGCACDSDIVPKDKCVKMAAAPAPTPAAPMPKPTAEKIKLSADALFDFDKAVLKSDGMAKLDELASKSKAVKLEVILAVGHTDRLGSDAYNQKLSERRAAAVKTYLVSKGVEANRVYTEGKGEKQPVTGDKCNTVKNRKALIECLQPDRRVEVEVIGSK